A genomic segment from Lytechinus variegatus isolate NC3 chromosome 10, Lvar_3.0, whole genome shotgun sequence encodes:
- the LOC121422259 gene encoding transmembrane protein 184B-like: MSSGNVSTPGSPPTIVGTTTPVAKVVSTLAHNLSSAFQNVSSTPEITTESPLSVHAIFLQTKAAKAVAGIFAWAAFLITCYQIYMHLRHYTCPGEQRWIVRILFIIPIYSFDSWLSLLFFSQDHYYVYFDSIRDCYEGKPFFSSIYFYTILILYFLKLVYWKPVWKIALLAFPFDHPKVVFKTTLRPLH, encoded by the exons ATGTCCTCTGGAAACGTCTCTACCCCTGGATCGCCTCCAACCATTGTAGGAACAACAACCCCTGTGGCTAAAGTTGTGTCGACCCTTGCCCACAATCTGTCTTCAGCATTCCAAAATGTTTCAAGCACTCCAGAAATAACGACAGAATCGCCACTGTCCGTTCACGCAATTTTCTTGCAGACGAAAGCAGCGAAGGCAGTGGCAGGCATCTTTGCATGGGCAGCATTCCTTATTACATGCTACCAG ATTTACATGCACTTGAGGCATTACACCTGTCCCGGTGAACAGCGATGGATAGTACGGATCCTCTTCATAATTCCTATCTACTCCTTTGACTCCTGGCTCTCCCTACTATTCTTCAGTCAAGACCATTATTATGTCTACTTTGACAGTATCAGGGATTGCTATGAAGGTAAGCCATTTTTCTCATCAATTTACTTCTACACcattctcattttatactttctaaaactagtttactggaaaccagtttggaagatcgctttgctagcattcccatttgatcacccgaaagtggttttcaaaaccactctaCGGCCGCTTCACTGA